A region of Nitrospirota bacterium DNA encodes the following proteins:
- a CDS encoding type II toxin-antitoxin system VapC family toxin, with translation MILYLGTTSLIKLYVEDEQTAIVRQWAANAEIIATCRVAYAEVVAALDKRHKNGDLASAAYKRIYEAFTTDWADIAVVDFNDLDSGQLIKKHRLNRLAAMHLSAVKIIQSAGPGVTVAFSSTDDALCRAAEIEGLKVLSFH, from the coding sequence ATGATTCTCTATTTGGGGACAACCAGCCTTATTAAGTTGTATGTTGAAGACGAACAGACTGCTATTGTGCGACAGTGGGCGGCTAACGCCGAGATAATTGCAACTTGCAGGGTTGCATATGCCGAAGTGGTCGCAGCACTTGATAAACGCCACAAAAATGGCGATTTAGCTTCTGCTGCATATAAACGAATATACGAGGCCTTTACAACCGACTGGGCCGACATTGCCGTAGTAGACTTCAATGATCTTGACTCAGGACAGCTGATAAAAAAACATCGGCTAAACAGATTGGCGGCGATGCATTTATCCGCGGTAAAAATTATTCAATCAGCTGGCCCGGGTGTCACAGTTGCTTTTTCTTCAACAGATGATGCACTCTGCCGGGCTGCAGAAATCGAAGGATTAAAGGTCCTGTCCTTCCATTGA
- a CDS encoding type II toxin-antitoxin system prevent-host-death family antitoxin, producing MEHAGIRELKNKLSSYISKVREGESLIVTDHGIEVAVISPVSLERRCMISLVKDGQAQWSGGRPKGCEGIKVKGKSLSGTILEERQ from the coding sequence ATGGAACACGCTGGCATTCGTGAACTGAAAAATAAGCTTAGCAGTTATATCAGCAAGGTGCGAGAGGGAGAAAGTTTGATCGTAACAGATCACGGGATAGAGGTTGCTGTAATTAGCCCAGTATCTCTGGAGAGACGCTGCATGATATCCCTTGTAAAAGATGGACAAGCCCAGTGGTCCGGGGGAAGGCCCAAAGGATGTGAAGGTATCAAGGTTAAGGGTAAATCATTGTCCGGGACTATATTGGAGGAAAGGCAATGA